One genomic window of Corallococcus caeni includes the following:
- a CDS encoding RNA polymerase sigma factor yields MFRPRSPRVAPRPGESSASDAEVPSASREDAAEFQALVAQCAPALEARARILCRGRNPSDAKDLLQETYERAFRAFHTYDRSAPPMAWLASILVRRFLDWCRHDRRHPHEEFTDTMGDTLAEAEAAPETWARYTLDDVWQAVEQLPPELREVVRMKDMERQSYAEIGRRLGIPSMTVGTRLFRARKKLKELLLAREGTAEGPA; encoded by the coding sequence GTGTTCCGCCCGCGATCGCCCCGCGTCGCCCCCCGGCCCGGGGAGTCCTCCGCATCCGACGCGGAGGTGCCTTCGGCTTCCCGTGAGGACGCCGCGGAGTTCCAGGCGCTCGTCGCGCAGTGCGCGCCGGCGCTGGAGGCGCGGGCCCGCATCCTGTGCCGGGGCCGCAACCCGTCGGACGCGAAGGACCTGCTGCAGGAGACCTACGAGCGCGCCTTCCGCGCGTTTCATACGTATGACCGGTCCGCGCCCCCCATGGCGTGGCTGGCGTCCATCCTCGTTCGACGCTTCCTCGACTGGTGCCGGCACGACCGGCGCCACCCCCACGAGGAGTTCACCGACACGATGGGGGACACCCTGGCGGAGGCCGAAGCCGCCCCGGAGACGTGGGCGCGCTACACGTTGGATGACGTGTGGCAGGCGGTGGAACAGCTTCCCCCGGAGCTGCGCGAGGTGGTCCGCATGAAGGACATGGAGCGACAGAGCTACGCGGAGATCGGCCGACGGCTCGGCATCCCGTCCATGACGGTGGGCACCCGCCTGTTCCGGGCGCGCAAGAAGCTCAAGGAGCTGCTCCTGGCCCGGGAAGGGACCGCGGAGGGGCCGGCATGA
- a CDS encoding patatin-like phospholipase family protein: protein MSQDAPSPVPEKHGPLGPLALSLSGGGYRAAAFHLGTLRFLDTVGLLSDVVGLSTVSGGTLTGLAWVVSQLDGKPFKAFHETFSAYLLRTNVIAEALTGLTSNRDHGSHAWASLIRSAADVYARPDFLGDRRFGEVLDAGGLQLQEAIFNTTEFHSGLDFRFRRSGNPNTILGNNGYRLPRPVAQHVRLADVAAASSCFPGGFEPLVFPQQFHWPQAYPLDTALAALGPGFQSGLPLMDGGIYDNQGIDSLLLAYTRSEPPPTLVISDVSVQSPEMYNVPANPTKRGWVTLNGVSWMAYGLFFLTLLSAGILAWRGFETAREGDWEPRDYFLYLIPGVLTAAVATALVWGRARLEDVMSLLKRQMDLDVWPSFKKLTVLEFAQMLVLRVTSMLALTSQVFMKRVRGLVFGQVYGDSRFKDRRISNLISALTVDRPNLFAKYPWLKPGAHLVSLGTQACQMPTTLWFTAPAQFTAVEGAGAATICFVLLRHIVEHHAGQYEAPGQPLNALYERLRKEWAVLNQVSAPSQDRTSVAA from the coding sequence ATGAGCCAAGACGCCCCCTCCCCTGTCCCAGAGAAACACGGTCCGCTCGGGCCGCTCGCGCTGTCCCTGTCCGGTGGCGGTTATCGCGCGGCGGCGTTCCACCTGGGGACGCTGCGGTTCCTCGACACCGTTGGACTCCTGTCCGATGTCGTGGGCCTGTCCACGGTGTCCGGAGGAACGCTCACGGGCCTGGCCTGGGTGGTGAGCCAGCTGGACGGCAAGCCGTTCAAGGCGTTTCACGAGACATTCTCCGCGTATCTGCTGCGGACGAATGTGATTGCCGAGGCGCTGACCGGGCTGACCTCCAACCGCGACCACGGCAGCCATGCGTGGGCCAGCCTCATCCGCTCCGCCGCGGACGTGTATGCCCGGCCCGACTTCCTCGGGGACCGGCGCTTCGGGGAGGTCCTGGACGCGGGCGGGCTCCAGCTTCAGGAGGCCATCTTCAACACCACGGAGTTCCACTCGGGCCTGGACTTCCGCTTCCGGCGCAGCGGCAACCCGAACACGATCCTCGGCAACAACGGCTACCGGCTGCCGCGCCCTGTGGCGCAGCACGTGCGGCTGGCGGACGTCGCGGCGGCGTCCTCCTGCTTCCCGGGCGGCTTCGAGCCGCTGGTCTTCCCGCAGCAGTTCCACTGGCCCCAGGCCTACCCGCTCGACACCGCGCTGGCGGCGTTGGGGCCGGGCTTCCAGAGCGGCCTGCCGCTGATGGATGGCGGCATCTATGACAACCAGGGCATCGACAGCCTGTTGCTCGCGTACACCCGGTCGGAGCCGCCGCCCACGCTGGTCATCTCCGACGTCAGCGTCCAGAGCCCGGAGATGTACAACGTCCCCGCGAACCCGACGAAGCGCGGCTGGGTGACGCTGAACGGGGTCTCCTGGATGGCCTACGGCCTCTTCTTCCTCACCCTGCTCTCCGCCGGCATCCTGGCGTGGCGCGGGTTCGAGACCGCTCGCGAGGGCGACTGGGAGCCCCGGGACTACTTCCTCTATCTCATCCCCGGCGTGCTGACCGCGGCGGTGGCGACGGCGCTGGTCTGGGGCCGCGCCCGCCTGGAGGACGTCATGTCCCTGCTCAAGCGGCAGATGGACCTGGACGTCTGGCCGTCGTTCAAGAAGCTCACGGTGCTGGAGTTCGCGCAGATGCTGGTGCTGCGCGTGACGTCGATGCTGGCGCTGACGTCCCAGGTGTTCATGAAGCGCGTGCGCGGGCTGGTGTTCGGTCAGGTGTATGGGGATTCGCGGTTCAAGGACCGCCGCATCTCCAACCTCATCAGCGCGCTCACGGTGGACCGGCCCAACCTGTTCGCGAAGTACCCCTGGCTCAAGCCCGGCGCGCACCTGGTGTCCCTGGGCACGCAGGCCTGCCAGATGCCCACCACGCTCTGGTTCACGGCTCCGGCCCAGTTCACGGCCGTGGAGGGCGCCGGCGCGGCCACCATCTGCTTCGTGCTCCTGCGCCACATCGTGGAGCACCACGCCGGGCAGTACGAAGCCCCGGGCCAGCCGCTGAATGCCCTGTACGAACGCCTCCGGAAGGAGTGGGCGGTGCTCAATCAGGTCAGCGCTCCGTCGCAGGATCGGACGTCCGTGGCGGCCTAG
- a CDS encoding DUF2339 domain-containing protein — MSDEGEGQDLRDTVKRLEATVAALETRLAKVEAREVPRPGSMPAVSPVPIAAPAVAAPEQRDLEAHVGTYWLSRLGIVALIIGIAYLITYHFGELGVLARVGAGYLLSAGLGAFGLWLAQRHQLFGRIVFGGGLALAYFVTYALHFIPAVRVIDSEVLALVLLAGFVVAIVTIAHRMQSETVAGIALFLGLHTGMLSDITAFTLLSTTLLAAGALFFLVRNRWVIVPMSSLVAVYSTHVVWAVRTGHMAPGAPEHDRLVLSLGFLALYFLLFSVALLVRPRDLPVRASLAFTLLNWAGLTSLGAYEVSQEQDSGLFTFLLVVALAHGAGAAVSRLQRAPAALTHAYLALTAVTLALAMPARYDDVALVAAWTVTGLVAGLAARGVESPVLRGVGVLILYVALGACEWETPGRLTLLAGLVVAFVLVERGGTVRVAGLPQPEARTLFTAICAVGAGLSLVALVGARMPEGLVTLGWVIAAFLLFGVGFAVHERWYRLAALAVLGLALGRLVLVDVAKLPPDQRVLTFILLGVMLLLVSYTYTRLRDRRG; from the coding sequence ATGTCGGACGAGGGTGAAGGGCAGGACCTGCGGGACACGGTGAAGCGGCTGGAGGCGACGGTCGCGGCCCTGGAGACGCGGCTCGCGAAGGTGGAGGCCCGGGAGGTGCCGCGTCCCGGGTCCATGCCCGCCGTCTCGCCGGTCCCCATCGCCGCACCGGCCGTGGCCGCTCCCGAGCAGCGGGACCTGGAGGCGCATGTCGGCACCTACTGGCTGAGCCGCCTGGGCATCGTGGCGCTCATCATCGGCATCGCGTACCTCATCACCTACCACTTCGGGGAGCTGGGGGTGCTGGCGCGCGTGGGCGCGGGCTACCTGCTCAGCGCGGGGCTGGGCGCGTTCGGGTTGTGGCTGGCCCAGCGGCATCAACTGTTCGGCCGCATCGTCTTCGGCGGGGGCCTGGCGCTCGCGTACTTCGTCACCTACGCGCTGCACTTCATCCCGGCGGTGCGGGTCATCGACAGCGAGGTGCTGGCGCTGGTGCTGCTGGCGGGCTTCGTGGTGGCCATCGTCACCATCGCGCACCGGATGCAGTCGGAGACGGTGGCGGGCATCGCGCTGTTCCTGGGGCTGCACACGGGGATGCTCAGCGACATCACCGCGTTCACGTTGCTGTCCACCACGCTGCTCGCGGCGGGCGCGCTGTTCTTCCTCGTGCGCAACCGCTGGGTCATCGTCCCCATGTCCAGCCTGGTGGCCGTGTACAGCACGCACGTCGTCTGGGCGGTGCGCACGGGACACATGGCGCCGGGGGCCCCCGAGCACGACCGCCTGGTGTTGAGCCTGGGCTTCCTCGCACTCTACTTCCTGCTGTTCTCCGTGGCGCTGCTCGTCCGTCCGCGCGACCTGCCCGTGCGCGCGAGCCTCGCGTTCACGCTGCTCAACTGGGCGGGCCTGACGTCGCTGGGCGCGTACGAGGTCTCCCAGGAGCAGGACTCGGGCCTCTTCACGTTCCTGCTCGTCGTCGCGCTGGCGCATGGCGCGGGGGCGGCCGTGTCGCGGCTCCAGCGTGCGCCCGCGGCGCTGACGCACGCGTACCTCGCGCTGACGGCGGTGACGCTCGCGCTGGCCATGCCCGCGCGCTACGACGACGTCGCGCTGGTGGCGGCATGGACGGTGACGGGGCTCGTCGCGGGCCTGGCCGCGCGAGGGGTGGAGTCCCCGGTGCTGCGGGGCGTGGGCGTGCTCATCCTCTACGTGGCGCTGGGCGCGTGTGAATGGGAGACGCCGGGACGGCTGACGCTGCTCGCCGGGCTGGTGGTGGCGTTCGTGCTGGTGGAGCGCGGAGGGACGGTGCGCGTCGCCGGCCTGCCCCAGCCCGAGGCCCGGACGCTCTTCACCGCCATCTGCGCCGTGGGCGCGGGGCTGTCCCTGGTGGCGCTGGTGGGCGCGCGGATGCCCGAAGGCCTCGTCACGCTGGGCTGGGTCATCGCGGCGTTCCTCCTCTTCGGCGTGGGCTTCGCGGTGCACGAGCGCTGGTACCGGTTGGCCGCGCTGGCGGTGCTGGGGCTCGCCCTGGGCCGGTTGGTGCTGGTGGACGTGGCGAAGCTGCCGCCGGATCAACGCGTGCTCACGTTCATCCTGCTGGGCGTCATGCTGCTGCTCGTCTCATACACATACACCCGGCTGCGCGACCGGCGCGGCTGA
- a CDS encoding carboxymuconolactone decarboxylase family protein has product MSTNEKPLTAAQKALGDFAPKLVELTDDVLFGDVWERPQLSKRDRSLITCAALVATGKTEQMGFHFPRALENGVTQEELVELITHLAFYVGWPNAMSAIGRAKELLAKASP; this is encoded by the coding sequence ATGAGCACGAACGAGAAGCCCCTCACCGCGGCACAGAAGGCCCTCGGCGACTTCGCACCCAAGCTCGTCGAGCTGACGGACGACGTCCTCTTCGGCGACGTGTGGGAGCGGCCGCAGCTGTCCAAGCGCGACCGCAGCCTCATCACCTGCGCCGCGCTGGTGGCCACGGGCAAGACGGAGCAGATGGGCTTCCACTTCCCGCGCGCCCTCGAGAACGGCGTGACGCAGGAGGAGCTCGTCGAGCTCATCACCCACCTGGCCTTCTATGTGGGCTGGCCCAACGCCATGTCGGCCATCGGCCGCGCCAAGGAGCTGCTGGCGAAGGCGTCACCGTGA
- a CDS encoding YebC/PmpR family DNA-binding transcriptional regulator produces MGRIFETRKATMFARWNKMAKVFTRITKDIVIAVKAGGPNIESNPALRRAVQNARAANMPKTNVDAAIKRASGQDQADYQILLYEGFAPHGVGILVEAATDNVTRTVANVRFPFTKLGGSMGTAGSVSRLFEHMGAIRLDAEGVNAEELELELIDHGLEEMGETTGEKGEKQLLLRCKFADFGKLMSAIEAKGIAPVSTQSEYIPLPGTLKELPEEQATEVLKLVDMLEQDDDVQHVFHNLA; encoded by the coding sequence ATGGGACGCATTTTCGAGACACGCAAGGCGACGATGTTCGCCCGCTGGAACAAGATGGCGAAGGTCTTCACGCGCATCACGAAGGACATCGTGATCGCGGTGAAGGCGGGCGGGCCGAACATCGAGTCGAACCCCGCGCTGCGCCGGGCCGTGCAGAACGCCCGCGCGGCGAACATGCCCAAGACCAACGTGGACGCGGCCATCAAGCGCGCCAGCGGTCAGGACCAGGCCGACTACCAGATCCTCCTCTACGAAGGCTTCGCGCCCCACGGCGTGGGCATCCTGGTGGAGGCCGCCACGGACAACGTCACGCGCACCGTGGCCAACGTCCGCTTCCCCTTCACCAAGCTGGGCGGGAGCATGGGCACGGCGGGCAGCGTGTCCCGCCTCTTCGAGCACATGGGCGCCATCCGCCTGGACGCCGAGGGCGTGAACGCGGAGGAGCTGGAGCTGGAGCTCATCGACCACGGGCTGGAGGAGATGGGCGAGACGACCGGCGAGAAGGGCGAGAAGCAGCTGCTCTTGCGCTGCAAGTTCGCGGACTTCGGCAAGCTCATGTCCGCGATTGAAGCCAAGGGCATCGCGCCCGTGTCCACGCAGTCCGAGTACATCCCCCTGCCCGGCACCCTCAAGGAGCTGCCCGAGGAGCAGGCCACGGAGGTGCTCAAGCTGGTGGACATGCTGGAGCAGGACGACGACGTGCAGCACGTCTTCCACAACCTCGCCTGA
- a CDS encoding alpha/beta fold hydrolase: MNHAYRRQSTLHRGCTLSWFVEGDGPPVVMIQGVGIGATGWRPQVEGLASDFRCLCLDNRGFGASQPAGDALTVELMAEDVLALMDAQGWKSAHVVGHSLGGLVALYLAHRARERVRSLALLCTFATGAVPTRLTPRMLLMGLRTQVGTRRMRRHAFLRMVLAPEELAHADKDAVAEQLAALFDHDLAVQPPVAMRQFRAMGNADATPFLRGLAGVPTLVVSATHDPIAPPTAGQALAVGIPGARFVELPQASHGVTLRFAERVNALLREHLDIAEASLQVARSGVELA, translated from the coding sequence GTGAATCACGCCTACCGCCGACAGAGCACCTTGCACCGGGGCTGCACGCTGAGCTGGTTCGTGGAGGGAGACGGTCCTCCGGTGGTGATGATCCAGGGGGTGGGCATCGGCGCGACCGGCTGGCGGCCCCAGGTGGAGGGGCTGGCCTCCGACTTCCGCTGCCTCTGCCTGGACAACCGGGGCTTCGGCGCCAGCCAGCCCGCGGGCGACGCGCTCACGGTGGAGCTGATGGCCGAGGACGTGCTCGCGCTGATGGACGCGCAGGGGTGGAAGAGCGCGCACGTCGTGGGGCACTCGCTGGGAGGGCTGGTGGCGCTGTACCTCGCGCACCGGGCCCGCGAGCGGGTGCGCAGCCTCGCGCTCCTGTGCACGTTCGCGACGGGCGCGGTGCCCACCCGGCTCACGCCGCGCATGCTGCTCATGGGCCTGCGTACGCAGGTGGGCACGCGGCGCATGCGGCGCCACGCCTTCCTCCGGATGGTGCTGGCGCCCGAGGAGCTGGCCCACGCCGACAAGGATGCGGTGGCGGAGCAGCTCGCGGCGCTGTTCGACCATGACCTCGCGGTTCAGCCCCCCGTGGCGATGCGGCAGTTCCGGGCCATGGGGAACGCGGACGCCACGCCGTTCCTCCGGGGGCTGGCGGGCGTGCCGACCCTGGTCGTGAGCGCCACGCATGACCCCATCGCGCCCCCCACCGCCGGACAGGCCCTGGCGGTGGGAATCCCCGGCGCGCGCTTCGTGGAGCTCCCCCAGGCCTCGCACGGCGTCACCCTGCGCTTCGCGGAGCGCGTCAACGCGCTGCTGCGGGAGCACCTGGACATCGCGGAGGCCTCCCTTCAGGTCGCGCGGTCCGGAGTCGAACTGGCCTAA
- the dgcN gene encoding N-acetyltransferase DgcN — protein sequence MDIDKPYLLFLGDVKDQLAAKTAHGIVDWRPDWCVGQLRLPGCVADCGLPDMDLARAKAKGARTLVVGVVNPGGVLADAWVDTLTRALEAGLDVATGLHKRLSSFPAVAAAAARHGRRLHDVRFPDRDFATGQGTKRPGLRVLTVGTDCAVGKKYTALALEKELRQRGWKADFRATGQTGILISGRGVALDAVVSDFVSGAAEWLTPANDADHWDVVEGQGSLFHPSFAGVTLGLLHGAQPDAFIVCHEPTRTRMRGVQHPLPSIQDVIDRTVLEGRLTNPAIQCTGIAINTEHLGEAEALSLLESTGRAHGLPCVDPLRTGAGPLADALASRFPRG from the coding sequence GTGGACATCGACAAGCCCTACCTGCTGTTCCTGGGGGACGTGAAGGATCAGCTCGCGGCCAAGACGGCCCACGGCATCGTGGACTGGCGGCCCGACTGGTGCGTGGGTCAGCTGCGCCTCCCGGGCTGCGTGGCGGACTGTGGCCTGCCGGACATGGACCTTGCCCGGGCGAAGGCGAAGGGCGCGCGCACGCTGGTGGTGGGCGTGGTGAACCCGGGCGGCGTGCTGGCGGACGCGTGGGTGGACACGCTGACGCGGGCGCTGGAGGCCGGGCTGGACGTGGCCACCGGGCTGCACAAGCGGCTGTCCTCCTTCCCCGCCGTGGCGGCCGCGGCGGCGAGGCACGGGCGCAGGCTGCACGACGTGCGCTTCCCGGACCGGGATTTCGCCACGGGCCAGGGCACGAAGCGGCCCGGCCTGCGCGTCCTGACCGTGGGCACCGACTGCGCGGTGGGCAAGAAGTACACGGCGCTGGCGCTGGAGAAGGAGCTGCGCCAGCGCGGGTGGAAGGCGGACTTCCGGGCCACCGGGCAGACGGGCATCCTCATCTCCGGGCGCGGCGTGGCGCTGGACGCCGTGGTGTCCGACTTCGTCTCCGGCGCGGCGGAGTGGCTCACGCCCGCGAACGACGCGGACCACTGGGACGTGGTGGAGGGCCAGGGGTCGCTGTTCCACCCCTCCTTCGCGGGCGTCACGCTGGGCCTGCTGCACGGCGCGCAGCCGGACGCCTTCATCGTCTGCCACGAGCCCACGCGCACGCGCATGCGGGGCGTGCAGCACCCGCTGCCCTCCATCCAGGACGTCATCGACCGCACGGTGCTTGAGGGCCGCCTGACGAACCCGGCCATCCAGTGCACGGGCATCGCCATCAACACCGAACACCTGGGCGAGGCCGAGGCGCTATCGCTGCTGGAGTCCACCGGCCGGGCGCATGGCCTGCCCTGCGTGGACCCCCTGCGCACGGGCGCGGGCCCCCTGGCCGACGCGCTGGCGAGCCGCTTCCCGCGCGGGTGA
- a CDS encoding MGMT family protein: protein MASPTDTQDPFERIYAVCEQVPSGQVATYGDIAAIVGGGCDARTVGHAMAALGSRAASVPWQRIINRTGGISTSGDRQRQLLEAEGVAFDDAGHVRMDAHHWRGPSEAWARAHGFSVLPPRDAPAPDAQLKLF, encoded by the coding sequence ATGGCATCCCCCACCGACACGCAGGACCCGTTTGAGCGCATCTACGCCGTCTGCGAACAGGTGCCCTCCGGACAGGTGGCCACCTACGGAGACATCGCCGCCATCGTCGGCGGGGGCTGTGATGCGCGCACCGTGGGGCACGCGATGGCCGCGCTGGGTTCGCGCGCGGCGAGCGTGCCCTGGCAGCGGATCATCAACCGCACGGGCGGCATCAGCACCTCCGGCGACCGCCAGCGCCAGTTGCTGGAGGCCGAGGGCGTCGCCTTCGACGACGCGGGCCACGTGCGCATGGACGCGCACCATTGGAGGGGCCCGAGCGAGGCCTGGGCACGCGCCCACGGCTTCAGCGTGCTGCCCCCCAGGGATGCGCCCGCACCCGACGCGCAGCTCAAGCTCTTCTAG